A region of the Gammaproteobacteria bacterium genome:
ACGCGCGATGTGTTCGAGATAGGGCAGGTTTGTGATCTCTCCGGAGGGAATCTTGAAGACCGAAACGCCCAGATGGTCGAGAAAGTCCGCGCATGTTTCATCAAAAGGCGTGGACATGAAGAGGATGCCCCGATCCTGACAATAGGTGAACAGACGTCGATGCGCCTCCTCGTCAAGCTCCAGCCGGCGCAACATCTCTAACTGGGAGCCGGCGCCATTGGTGTTGCGTTG
Encoded here:
- a CDS encoding N-acetylneuraminate synthase, yielding MHVLSLDGRLVGEGQPTFIIAEAGVNHNGRLDLAYALVDAAVQAGADAVKFQTFRAERLVTADAPQAAYQQRNTNGAGSQLEMLRRLELDEEAHRRLFTYCQDRGILFMSTPFDETCADFLDHLGVSVFKIPSGEITNLPYLEHIAR